The sequence ggaaaaaaatcatatttcacactttatccttagcaggatacagtttgagattgcaaaaaaaaaaaaaacctcagcacaaagaagcaacatttATACGAAACAACATGCAGGGGATCTGGTGAATGTGGTgtgaaggggtgcatatgtttatatgagcatgtgagtgtgtgcaagtaagtccgtGAAgctctgtcacagaggccattgtccttgatgatacgatggaaggttcatcaaccggccacaaagttctgagcaggtccacagatgtcctcagggaatggagggagcagagggagcagagcgtgaTGTTTACATAAcgtccaggagaagttgaagatagccagccataaGTTATTCTGTTCTCAGGGGCAATAATTAGAGCCACTGTTTGATACTACTAATGCAGTTTATCAAGGAGGACAATTCTGAATATTCACTTGACTTAAAAGAACAGTAGAGCTGAATATCATCAGCATAGAAATGATAAGACATGACAAAAAGCTGCATGATTATTTGGCCTTGAgggaaaatatacaaaaataagAGAATAGACCTTaatactgagccctgtggtacctCACTTGCAAGCTGTGGGAGTCTGACATAATCTGGTTTGCAAAAACACTGAACGTTGTGCAAGAAAGATCAGAGTTATACCACGTCTGATAGACTGACTACATCCAGAGCCTGTTAATCAAAATACTGTGATAAAGAGTGTCAAAAGCAGATGTAAGACCCAGAAGAACCATTGCAGTGGATAATCGAGAGTCAACTGACATCAAAATGTCACTAGAAACTTTGAGTAGAGCAGTTTCTGTGGAGTGGAGTTTATGAAAGCCAGACTGAAATTTGTCAAAGATCTTATGCTTTCCCAAAAAGAAATGAACTGTCCTGCCACTACTTTTTGAAGACGCTTTGACATAAAAGTAATCTTGCAGATAGACCTGTAGTTTTAATGCAGTGTAGGATCCACATTGCACTTTTTTTAATGATGCCTTAACATCAACATGCTTTAAAGAACTTCGAACCACACCTGGGCCACACAAGGGCTAATGGCAGGAAAAccctttttaaacaacaccgcAGTGGGAATGTCGTTTAGACAGAtagatggtttattttgtcacgTACCACACAGTAGGACTCTGATAGAGAAATTCAGACCAAATTACTTTTTTCTGCCTATTTGggactttttatattttctccttttagcAGCGAGCCATCTCTAAACAGCACAGGAGTATGCTAGCATAGCGCTAACTGCATCCTCCCTGCCTGCAGCTCTTCTCCATTGTGATCTTGGGATGCATCACTAACGAAGGTTATGTTAACCGCCCTGAAGAGGTGGAGGAGTACTGCATCTTCAACCGCAACCAGAATGCCTGTAACTATGCTGTTGCCATAGGAACGCTGTGTTTCCTCTGTACCATCGGTTTCCTGGCACTGGATGTTTATTTTCCTCAGATCAGCGGAGTGAAGGACAGGAAGAAGGCCGTCATGGTGGACATCGGGGTGTCGGGTGAGATTCTTCTTGTCAAGGTTCAGAACATTCCTGTTTCCATGTTGACTTCAACATATAACATGTGTGTTCCTTTGCAGCTTTTTGGTCTCTCATCTGGTTTGTGGGTTTCTGCTTCCTGGCAAATCAGTGGCAGATTTCTAAACCTGAAGACAACCCTCTGAATGAAGGCGCCGACGCCGCTAGAGCCACCATCATCTTCTGCTTCTTCTCCATCTTTACTTGGGTATGTAGCTGTACGGAGTCTGCCTGCTGCCACCTGTTGGTCAGACAGGGGTATTACGGGTTTCACCCAAATCACCAGTGTGGTACCTGTTATCTCTGAGAGGAGGTTCTGGTTTGTTAGAAGCTGGTTACACAGAGAAAGCTCAGCTCTGCTGCACTGATTCAGAGTTAACTACTTTGATCCAACACTCTGTGTTCTGTCCATTCATTACTGTGTTACTGATTATCAGCTTGGTTTTGGTCTCTGCAGGACCTGCTGGCAATGTTCTTACCTGTCCAGCCTCCAACTTTACTATagacatgttttcatttatgaaatgATTATTTAGATCACTGACACGTctcctctctctttgttttcttctatgTTCGTATTTGTTACGTTGGctaatatcttgtctttgtgtcTCATGTTTTTGATGATGTGTTCCATTTTGTTCTGTGTTCCATGTTGTTCTGTGTTCCATGTTGTTGTGTGTTTCTGATGCTCTGTGTTCCATGTTGCTCTGTGTTCCATGTTGTTCTGTGTCCCGTGTTGTTCTGTGTTCCATGTTGCTCTGTGTTCCGTTTTGTTCTGTGTTCTACGTTGTTCTGTGTTCcatgttgttctgtgttctatgttgttctgtgttctaTGTTGTTCTGTGTCCCGTTTTGTTCTGTGTTCcatgttgttctgtgttctatgttgttctgtgttctaTGTTGTTCTGTGTCCCGTTTTGTTCTGTGTTCcatgttgttctgtgttctatgttgttctgtgttctatgttgttctgtgtttctgttgttctgtgtcccgttttgttctgtgttccatgttgttctgtgttctaTGTTGTTCTGTGTCCCGTTTTGTTCTGTGTTCcatgttgttctgtgttctatgttgttctgtgttctaTGTTGTTCTGTGTCCCGTTTTGTTCTGTGTTCCATGTTGCTCTGTGTCCCGTGTTGTTCTGTGTTCCGTTTTGTTCTGTGTTCTATGTTGTTCTGTGTCCCGTTTTGTTCTGTGTTCCATGTTGCTCTGTGTCCCGTGTTGTTCTGTGTTCCGTTTTGTTCTGTGTTCCATGTTGCTCTGTG is a genomic window of Girardinichthys multiradiatus isolate DD_20200921_A chromosome X, DD_fGirMul_XY1, whole genome shotgun sequence containing:
- the LOC124863594 gene encoding synaptogyrin-1-like isoform X1 produces the protein MDGFQAYGAGKAGGAFDPLTFIRQPQTVIRILCWLFSIVILGCITNEGYVNRPEEVEEYCIFNRNQNACNYAVAIGTLCFLCTIGFLALDVYFPQISGVKDRKKAVMVDIGVSAFWSLIWFVGFCFLANQWQISKPEDNPLNEGADAARATIIFCFFSIFTWALQSLLAIHRFKQGADTVIFNQDYVEPEQQEPMEAPLTYE
- the LOC124863594 gene encoding synaptogyrin-1-like isoform X2 gives rise to the protein MDGFQAYGAGKAGGAFDPLTFIRQPQTVIRILCWLFSIVILGCITNEGYVNRPEEVEEYCIFNRNQNACNYAVAIGTLCFLCTIGFLALDVYFPQISGVKDRKKAVMVDIGVSAFWSLIWFVGFCFLANQWQISKPEDNPLNEGADAARATIIFCFFSIFTWGGVTLLSLERLKRVSYEEEYNKLFTPPLS